A DNA window from Luteolibacter luteus contains the following coding sequences:
- a CDS encoding ExbD/TolR family protein gives MPIKLQSSGGDDHEEDARIEIVPLIDIMFFLLASFMMVSLSMTQINRVNIKLPVAAASEQTQKAPPIHLAIDSHGVITWDAKIVTPTEITDRLISLPVTPDTKVLIAADTSCNMGQAMAVLDAVKAAKVDKAAFETKAPAQ, from the coding sequence ATGCCGATCAAACTCCAGAGTAGCGGTGGCGACGACCATGAGGAGGACGCACGGATCGAGATCGTGCCCCTGATCGACATCATGTTCTTCCTTCTCGCCAGCTTCATGATGGTGAGCCTGAGCATGACCCAGATCAACCGGGTCAACATCAAGCTGCCGGTGGCTGCCGCCTCCGAGCAAACCCAGAAGGCTCCTCCGATCCATCTCGCGATCGATAGCCACGGGGTGATCACTTGGGACGCAAAAATCGTGACCCCCACCGAGATCACGGATCGACTGATTTCCCTGCCGGTAACCCCGGACACCAAGGTCCTGATCGCTGCCGATACCAGTTGTAACATGGGCCAGGCCATGGCCGTCCTCGATGCCGTGAAGGCTGCGAAGGTCGACAAGGCTGCCTTTGAAACCAAAGCACCCGCCCAGTGA
- a CDS encoding MotA/TolQ/ExbB proton channel family protein — protein MKKTIQAATAVAALLVPMAVSAAEAAHAPGEKKTLIDTYIEGGWVMHVLLVCSIAMVWLIIDIWMRTNRPKMTPPEDVTTAQELFRAGDYVGAYQAMKAGISPFAEVVRAGLGSVGHGKDATEEALYSTVDKINSTLQTRINYLSVIGVCAPMIGLLGTVGGMKGAFGSLGSTGLSGGVGELAGHIGEVLVATATGLLVAIPAFAAFYFLRNKLQGAIHHLQETSERLFRNAPYEYLQNTDVGQEETYAALPNWIDAPEG, from the coding sequence ATGAAAAAGACCATCCAGGCAGCCACCGCTGTCGCCGCCCTGCTCGTCCCCATGGCCGTATCCGCTGCGGAAGCTGCCCATGCTCCCGGCGAAAAGAAAACGCTGATCGACACCTACATCGAAGGTGGCTGGGTCATGCACGTCCTGCTCGTCTGCTCGATCGCGATGGTCTGGCTCATTATTGACATCTGGATGCGGACGAACCGTCCGAAGATGACGCCTCCGGAGGACGTCACCACCGCCCAGGAGCTTTTCCGCGCCGGTGACTACGTGGGTGCCTATCAGGCGATGAAGGCGGGTATCAGCCCCTTCGCCGAAGTGGTGCGCGCCGGTCTGGGTTCCGTCGGTCACGGCAAGGATGCCACCGAAGAGGCCCTCTACTCCACCGTCGACAAGATCAACTCCACTCTTCAGACTCGCATTAACTACCTTTCGGTTATCGGTGTGTGTGCTCCGATGATCGGTCTGCTCGGCACCGTGGGTGGTATGAAGGGTGCCTTCGGTAGCCTTGGTTCCACCGGTCTCTCCGGTGGTGTGGGCGAACTTGCCGGCCACATCGGTGAGGTGCTTGTGGCTACTGCCACGGGTCTTCTCGTCGCCATTCCGGCCTTCGCCGCCTTCTACTTCCTGCGCAACAAGCTGCAGGGTGCCATCCACCACCTCCAGGAAACCTCCGAGCGCCTGTTCCGCAACGCGCCTTACGAGTATCTCCAGAACACGGACGTGGGTCAGGAAGAAACCTACGCCGCGCTGCCGAACTGGATCGACGCCCCGGAAGGCTGA
- a CDS encoding prenyltransferase/squalene oxidase repeat-containing protein, whose translation MNDDESFEYYQSEEGEHAHAHTIFEKKKLSLWKRIGGGALSIAILFHVALLVLGAFWVFQIIQEPKKNVDFMPSGGGGGGGGERGMQYDVQQKKRAQITPSTNVKRVFAEGATSNFAIPDPGDNFGEMSSLSSLSGGGMSGGLGGAGDGSGFGKGSGGGRGDGNGFGFGGAGAGKLFGLIPESMRKRCSKEDRLLRLSENGGTPQCEEAVVKALQWLKSKQNPDGSWGGNNQTAMTGLALLAYFGHCETPVSEEYGESCMKGIVYLVNLGVKTEGKMSENLGDKHWSYEHGIATYALGEAATFCKDLKIDVPNLMEVTQKAGQYIIDNQHKSGGWDYSYDTEGDRGGDVSIAGWQIQALKACTHSGIKFRGMNGSINRGLEYLVKCQADDGGFGYSNKDASGGLDYHTLTGVGMLCHQMWGKGGRSEVRKAGDYILEKTKFEYNGKFCDLYGHYYESQAMMQQGGEAWKKYNKLFRDQLLENQETDGSWKVPGGGQQIRAVAARYADNNEDGRLYRTTLCTLMLEVYYRFLSTDSGGGAVKKRGI comes from the coding sequence ATGAACGACGACGAATCGTTTGAATATTACCAGAGCGAGGAAGGCGAGCACGCCCACGCCCATACCATCTTCGAAAAGAAGAAGCTGAGCCTCTGGAAACGGATCGGCGGCGGTGCCCTCTCGATCGCGATCCTTTTCCACGTGGCCCTGCTGGTCCTCGGAGCGTTCTGGGTGTTCCAGATCATCCAGGAACCGAAGAAGAACGTGGACTTCATGCCCTCCGGCGGCGGCGGCGGCGGTGGCGGCGAGCGCGGCATGCAGTATGACGTGCAGCAGAAAAAGCGCGCCCAGATCACGCCCTCGACAAACGTGAAGCGCGTCTTCGCGGAGGGGGCTACCTCGAATTTCGCGATCCCGGATCCGGGCGACAATTTCGGCGAAATGTCCTCCCTGAGCTCCCTGAGCGGTGGCGGCATGTCCGGCGGCCTCGGTGGTGCTGGTGATGGCAGCGGCTTTGGCAAGGGCAGCGGCGGCGGTCGCGGCGATGGCAATGGCTTCGGTTTTGGCGGTGCGGGTGCAGGCAAGCTTTTCGGCCTGATCCCCGAGTCCATGCGCAAGCGTTGCTCGAAGGAGGACCGCCTCCTGCGTCTCTCTGAAAACGGCGGCACCCCGCAGTGCGAGGAAGCCGTGGTGAAGGCGCTTCAATGGCTAAAGTCCAAGCAGAATCCCGACGGCTCTTGGGGTGGCAACAATCAGACGGCGATGACCGGCCTCGCGCTGCTGGCCTACTTCGGCCACTGCGAGACCCCGGTCTCCGAGGAATACGGTGAGTCCTGCATGAAGGGCATCGTCTATCTGGTAAATCTTGGCGTGAAGACCGAGGGCAAGATGTCCGAGAACCTCGGGGACAAGCATTGGAGCTACGAGCATGGCATCGCCACCTACGCGCTGGGCGAAGCCGCCACCTTCTGCAAGGACCTCAAGATCGATGTCCCGAACCTGATGGAAGTCACCCAGAAGGCGGGCCAATACATCATCGACAACCAGCACAAGAGCGGCGGCTGGGACTATTCCTACGACACCGAAGGCGATCGCGGCGGCGACGTTTCGATCGCTGGCTGGCAGATTCAGGCGCTCAAGGCCTGCACTCACTCCGGCATCAAGTTCCGCGGCATGAACGGCTCGATCAACCGCGGTCTGGAATATCTCGTGAAGTGCCAGGCTGATGACGGTGGCTTCGGCTACAGCAACAAGGACGCCTCGGGAGGCCTAGACTACCACACGCTCACCGGCGTGGGCATGCTCTGCCACCAGATGTGGGGCAAGGGCGGTCGCTCCGAAGTCCGTAAGGCCGGCGACTACATTCTGGAGAAGACCAAGTTCGAGTACAACGGCAAGTTCTGCGACCTTTACGGTCACTATTATGAGTCCCAAGCAATGATGCAGCAGGGCGGCGAGGCTTGGAAGAAATACAACAAGCTCTTCCGTGATCAGCTGCTGGAAAACCAGGAAACCGACGGTTCTTGGAAGGTGCCGGGTGGTGGTCAGCAAATCCGCGCCGTGGCCGCCCGCTACGCGGACAACAATGAGGACGGTCGCCTTTACCGCACCACCCTCTGCACGTTGATGCTGGAGGTTTACTACCGCTTCCTCAGCACGGACAGCGGTGGCGGAGCCGTCAAGAAGCGCGGCATCTAA
- a CDS encoding ExbD/TolR family protein yields MKKKRSHRRKHSSEVNLGFQIAPMIDVVFVILLFFIVQAGDIQVENSHVTQLPGSVESETAVELPDEVSIVVEDDGQIYMNEEPMDEPGSKDLPQLASTLNGLREASEATKTKVLVTIYANELAKYERVVDVLDALTRAQISNVTFQAGAPE; encoded by the coding sequence ATGAAAAAGAAACGCAGTCACCGGCGGAAGCATTCCTCCGAGGTCAACCTGGGCTTCCAGATCGCGCCGATGATCGACGTGGTGTTCGTGATCCTTCTCTTCTTCATCGTCCAGGCTGGCGATATCCAGGTCGAGAATTCCCACGTCACCCAGCTCCCGGGCAGTGTCGAGTCCGAGACGGCGGTCGAGCTTCCTGACGAAGTCTCGATCGTGGTGGAAGACGACGGCCAGATCTACATGAACGAGGAGCCGATGGACGAGCCGGGGTCGAAAGACTTGCCCCAGCTCGCCAGCACCCTCAATGGCCTCCGCGAAGCCTCGGAAGCCACCAAAACCAAGGTCCTCGTGACCATCTACGCAAACGAACTGGCGAAGTACGAGCGCGTGGTGGATGTTCTGGATGCCCTCACCCGGGCCCAGATCAGCAACGTAACCTTCCAAGCCGGCGCGCCGGAATAG
- a CDS encoding tetratricopeptide repeat protein: MEKLTVPRHLLSAFLLSASPVWVMAQEPAPAPAGQTVAPAVLNKLFEDAEAAFASKDYATAAAKIDELLKALGNKKEASSEMLHFNLGLAHLLAENYEAAEKAFTDCIVKFPNGEYTSRCYLGVGTAAIKQGGEEKQNRATEALRKAALDPKYRTQAGLLLGQLYTDTNKHEEALKVFRSLMGSDIQTPEQTQAAVEVIGLLADTGQLADLIAYLDRIINQPGIRDAIAWYSNQVIVKGDELVGAENYEAALAIYRSIPPRAQILQIQAATLAAKKQELGKLENLAKAEEKKPLGQRSNVGERLNQTQSSIKLTEEAIAAIEKLTDLDAALLMRRGRCFYYLDRNEEALLCFRTLREKYPTAKDAQSAAYAEIVIYNGLKDTDKIQTLANEFLTKYPDAPNVEQVATLAGEVLVQTGKWDQVLKYYQDLEKRFPNSPSLDRFVFFQGVALFQSGDFQGSAAHFENFIKTYPDNRMVEDAVYRIAMAYFLTNNYEKTLFWCRDYLNKYPDGRYAGDMLYRLAFVDFNDKTEDQSQNIIKSLGDYLEKKPDDAAAGSMYCLMADTWKKMKSNDPATAKTYEDNALANYIKAVWSDSPDDVIQYALETATTILQGRKDWDGLAKLHEEFLSKRPNHQMAMISATWVAKAMARQGKEAEGAEILSKTLSKSIADPSKEQVEFLIDEIVKSLTPRRRPKDLDVKALEQQLVDMLDKAAEGKENQTTYARIYYARARMMMILKETQTANDYLRNLAMNTDVKAADLSPTLLALCADILMKSGDLDRAEENFKRLAERYKDSPFSDAGPVGLGQIALLRKQPDQALAIFKDALENNNGTSRFKEATLGKLEAMYDLGQNKEVVELADKIIKDRSFKGGPAVPKAYIIWADTERKIAKDQPPSESIATLKAAYARYERVWRAYQRETDLFARSLWGSYEVAKDLGNNELEQQCLKALAENPKLQNTEEAKKAKTLVR; encoded by the coding sequence ATGGAAAAACTCACCGTCCCCCGTCATTTGCTGAGCGCCTTCCTGCTATCGGCGTCACCCGTTTGGGTGATGGCCCAGGAGCCAGCACCCGCCCCGGCGGGACAGACGGTAGCCCCGGCTGTCCTCAACAAGCTGTTCGAAGACGCCGAAGCTGCCTTCGCTAGCAAAGATTACGCGACCGCCGCCGCCAAAATCGACGAATTGCTGAAAGCCCTCGGCAACAAGAAGGAAGCTTCTTCGGAAATGCTTCATTTCAATCTCGGTCTGGCACACCTGCTGGCCGAGAACTACGAGGCGGCGGAGAAAGCCTTTACAGACTGCATCGTTAAATTCCCGAACGGCGAGTACACCTCCCGTTGCTATCTGGGTGTCGGCACCGCGGCCATCAAGCAAGGCGGCGAGGAAAAGCAGAACCGGGCTACCGAAGCGCTGCGAAAGGCAGCCCTCGACCCGAAGTACCGCACCCAGGCAGGCCTCCTGCTCGGCCAGCTTTACACGGACACCAACAAGCACGAGGAAGCACTGAAGGTCTTCCGCAGCCTGATGGGCTCGGACATCCAGACTCCGGAGCAGACCCAGGCCGCCGTGGAAGTGATCGGCCTGCTGGCCGACACCGGACAGCTCGCCGACCTCATCGCCTACCTTGATCGGATCATCAACCAGCCGGGCATCCGCGATGCCATCGCTTGGTATTCGAACCAAGTGATCGTGAAGGGCGATGAACTTGTGGGAGCCGAAAACTACGAGGCCGCCCTCGCCATTTATCGCTCGATCCCGCCGCGCGCGCAGATTCTGCAGATCCAGGCCGCTACGCTGGCAGCAAAGAAGCAGGAACTCGGAAAGCTGGAGAACCTCGCCAAGGCGGAAGAGAAAAAGCCGCTCGGCCAGCGCTCAAACGTCGGCGAGCGCCTCAACCAGACCCAATCCTCCATCAAGCTCACCGAGGAAGCCATCGCCGCGATCGAGAAGCTCACTGACCTCGACGCCGCCCTGCTGATGCGCCGCGGGCGCTGTTTCTACTACCTCGACCGGAACGAAGAAGCTCTCCTTTGCTTCCGCACGCTGCGCGAGAAGTATCCGACCGCCAAGGATGCACAATCGGCCGCCTATGCCGAAATCGTGATCTACAACGGCCTGAAGGACACCGATAAGATCCAGACGCTGGCAAACGAGTTCCTCACGAAGTATCCGGACGCTCCGAACGTCGAACAGGTAGCTACCCTCGCTGGCGAAGTGCTGGTGCAGACGGGCAAGTGGGACCAGGTGCTGAAGTACTATCAGGACCTTGAAAAGCGCTTCCCGAACTCTCCCTCGCTGGACCGCTTCGTTTTCTTCCAAGGTGTGGCGCTCTTCCAGAGCGGGGACTTCCAAGGCTCCGCCGCCCACTTCGAGAACTTCATCAAGACCTATCCGGACAACCGGATGGTGGAGGACGCCGTCTATCGCATCGCGATGGCCTACTTCCTCACCAACAACTACGAGAAGACGCTCTTCTGGTGCCGCGATTACCTGAACAAGTATCCGGACGGGCGCTACGCGGGCGACATGCTTTACCGTCTGGCCTTCGTTGATTTCAACGACAAGACGGAGGACCAGTCCCAGAACATCATCAAGAGCCTGGGCGATTACCTTGAAAAGAAGCCGGACGATGCAGCCGCGGGTTCCATGTACTGCCTGATGGCGGACACATGGAAGAAGATGAAATCGAACGACCCCGCGACGGCCAAGACTTACGAGGACAACGCGCTGGCCAACTACATCAAGGCCGTCTGGAGCGACAGCCCGGACGACGTGATCCAGTACGCCCTGGAAACGGCCACCACCATCCTTCAGGGCCGCAAGGACTGGGACGGACTGGCGAAGCTTCACGAGGAGTTCCTCTCCAAGCGCCCGAATCACCAGATGGCGATGATCTCTGCGACTTGGGTCGCGAAGGCCATGGCCCGTCAGGGCAAGGAAGCCGAAGGTGCCGAGATCCTTTCCAAGACGCTCTCGAAGAGCATCGCGGACCCGTCGAAGGAGCAGGTGGAATTCCTCATTGATGAGATCGTGAAGAGCCTGACCCCACGCCGCCGTCCGAAGGACCTCGACGTGAAGGCCCTTGAGCAGCAGCTCGTGGACATGCTGGACAAGGCCGCGGAGGGCAAGGAGAACCAAACTACCTATGCCCGGATCTACTATGCGCGAGCCCGCATGATGATGATCCTGAAGGAAACGCAGACCGCCAACGACTACCTGCGTAACCTCGCGATGAACACCGACGTGAAGGCCGCCGACCTGAGCCCGACGCTCTTGGCCCTCTGCGCGGACATCCTCATGAAGTCCGGCGATTTGGATCGCGCGGAAGAGAACTTCAAACGCCTCGCGGAGCGCTACAAGGACTCGCCCTTCTCGGACGCCGGCCCGGTGGGCTTGGGCCAGATCGCCCTGCTTCGCAAGCAGCCGGACCAAGCCCTGGCCATCTTCAAGGATGCCTTGGAAAACAACAATGGCACCTCGCGCTTCAAGGAAGCGACCCTCGGCAAGCTGGAGGCAATGTATGACCTCGGCCAGAACAAGGAAGTCGTGGAGCTGGCGGACAAGATCATCAAGGACCGCTCCTTCAAGGGTGGCCCGGCCGTTCCAAAGGCCTACATCATCTGGGCCGATACCGAGCGCAAGATCGCCAAGGACCAGCCGCCAAGCGAAAGCATCGCGACCCTGAAGGCCGCCTACGCCCGCTACGAGAGGGTCTGGCGCGCCTACCAGCGCGAGACCGACCTCTTCGCCCGCTCCTTGTGGGGGAGTTATGAAGTCGCCAAGGATCTTGGCAACAACGAGCTGGAACAGCAGTGCCTGAAGGCACTCGCGGAGAATCCGAAGCTGCAAAACACTGAAGAAGCCAAGAAGGCGAAAACCCTCGTCCGATAA
- a CDS encoding MotA/TolQ/ExbB proton channel family protein, whose amino-acid sequence MVLANVVVKYFHEGGWIMWPVAATFFLAVCVLLERTIWWVAWKKSLRPDAQEQAREALGTGNFNAAWQLGEQNKDPFLVNLNEGMSHAHTSMLAAMHIHATHWIEKSEARMWVLGTIITLAPLLGLLGTVVGLMGSFASLGDEQLGVTKVTGGIAEALIATACGLAIAIGCLLPYNYFRKRVSTLRGAFERWINHAELLAQSAKAHGHDLEVFANDRHLNKR is encoded by the coding sequence ATGGTCCTCGCCAACGTTGTCGTAAAGTATTTCCATGAAGGGGGCTGGATCATGTGGCCCGTGGCCGCCACCTTCTTCCTTGCCGTTTGTGTCCTCTTGGAGCGCACCATCTGGTGGGTCGCTTGGAAAAAGTCCCTACGCCCCGATGCCCAGGAACAAGCCCGTGAGGCTCTGGGGACTGGCAATTTCAACGCAGCCTGGCAGCTCGGGGAGCAGAACAAGGATCCCTTCCTTGTGAATCTCAACGAAGGCATGTCCCACGCGCACACATCCATGCTGGCGGCGATGCACATTCATGCCACCCACTGGATCGAAAAATCCGAAGCCCGGATGTGGGTGCTTGGCACCATCATCACCCTCGCCCCCCTGCTCGGCCTGCTTGGCACCGTGGTCGGCCTGATGGGCTCCTTTGCATCCCTTGGCGATGAACAGCTCGGCGTGACAAAGGTGACCGGCGGCATCGCCGAAGCCCTCATCGCTACCGCCTGCGGCTTGGCCATCGCGATCGGCTGCCTGCTTCCCTACAATTATTTCCGCAAGCGGGTGTCCACCCTGCGCGGCGCCTTTGAGCGCTGGATCAACCATGCCGAACTGCTGGCTCAATCGGCCAAAGCTCACGGTCACGATCTGGAAGTCTTCGCGAACGACCGCCATCTCAACAAGCGCTGA
- a CDS encoding energy transducer TonB has translation MSPFIYALNIGTFATWLTVAGASTVACTIHLSERLPELISMGQLIDADIGTEVDLSDMSQGSAPASDPTEEVTDQESVPEEQVAEAELPEVPDEALPEIPDVAEMEPLPEIPDFPQPTPQKPAVKAPESAPKPKVVARNTSGKAKESTPGARKASSSGQSGAGTGSGAGNVAGGGSSPMGSARFAGGRFPKPNYPAEARRAGIEGRVVVFLTVDERGNVVDASIRGSSGNASLDAEVIRCARRAKYPPGTRATATKSVLFRLNS, from the coding sequence GTGAGCCCCTTCATCTACGCACTCAACATTGGCACCTTCGCCACATGGCTGACGGTGGCAGGCGCGAGCACGGTGGCCTGCACGATCCACCTCTCCGAGCGCCTCCCGGAATTGATCTCCATGGGGCAGCTCATTGATGCCGATATTGGCACCGAGGTGGATCTGAGTGATATGTCGCAAGGCTCGGCTCCCGCTTCGGATCCGACCGAAGAAGTCACCGACCAAGAAAGCGTGCCTGAAGAACAGGTGGCCGAGGCCGAGCTTCCCGAGGTTCCGGACGAAGCACTCCCGGAAATCCCCGACGTGGCGGAAATGGAGCCGCTGCCCGAGATTCCTGATTTTCCTCAACCGACCCCACAGAAGCCGGCAGTGAAAGCACCGGAGTCGGCCCCCAAGCCGAAGGTTGTCGCTCGAAATACCAGTGGCAAAGCCAAGGAAAGTACTCCGGGTGCGCGCAAGGCTTCCTCCAGCGGTCAAAGCGGTGCTGGAACCGGTTCCGGTGCTGGCAATGTGGCAGGCGGCGGATCCAGCCCGATGGGCTCCGCGCGTTTTGCCGGCGGTCGCTTTCCCAAGCCGAACTACCCTGCCGAAGCACGGAGGGCGGGCATCGAAGGACGTGTGGTGGTTTTCCTGACTGTCGATGAACGCGGCAACGTGGTGGATGCGTCGATCCGCGGTTCTTCTGGAAATGCTTCGCTCGACGCAGAAGTCATCCGATGCGCCCGCCGGGCGAAATACCCCCCGGGCACACGCGCCACCGCGACCAAGTCTGTCTTATTCCGTTTGAATTCCTGA
- a CDS encoding ExbD/TolR family protein: MAGGGGGGDGEPEFQIAPMIDVLLVLLVFFVMITSAEVLKVDKALTLPVSPNAKKREPEMAKHEYAVNLRFDAGTNKGILVVDDKVYTDWQELVPVLQENKKRDEKLRVVVRGDKDVPAGEIQRAMNLIGEAGIADIAFASSNK; encoded by the coding sequence ATGGCCGGTGGAGGTGGAGGAGGAGACGGGGAACCGGAGTTCCAGATCGCTCCGATGATCGACGTGTTGCTCGTGCTGCTCGTGTTCTTCGTCATGATCACCTCGGCTGAGGTGCTCAAGGTCGACAAAGCCCTCACGCTTCCCGTTTCGCCGAATGCGAAGAAGCGGGAGCCGGAAATGGCCAAGCACGAGTATGCCGTGAACCTCCGCTTCGACGCGGGGACCAACAAGGGTATCCTGGTCGTGGACGACAAGGTCTACACCGATTGGCAGGAGCTCGTGCCGGTTCTTCAGGAAAACAAGAAGCGCGATGAAAAGCTCCGCGTCGTGGTGCGTGGCGACAAGGATGTCCCTGCGGGCGAGATCCAGCGCGCCATGAACCTGATCGGTGAAGCCGGGATCGCCGACATCGCCTTCGCATCCTCGAACAAGTGA